In Mycobacterium sp. JS623, one genomic interval encodes:
- the sigJ gene encoding RNA polymerase sigma factor SigJ yields MTTSSTEHAERFTHLRPLLFTIVYEILGSATESDDVLQDSYLRWAEVDLATVRDTKSYLAQLVTRQALNALRAGARRREDYIGPWLPEPLLLDECDASSDVVLAESVSMAMLVLLETLTPDERAVFVLREVFGFDYDEIAGAVGKSVTTVRQVAHRARGHVHARRKRFEPVDSARTTELTEQFLTAASTGDLDGLMSMLAPDAVWTADSNGKASAARRPVVGADRVAKAIIGIFRLGQKLPNVRIETAVYNSAPAVVVYSGDHLEGVFLVEVVDGKITHFYAMRNPDKLVGIAVPRVISR; encoded by the coding sequence GTGACCACCTCGTCGACGGAACACGCCGAGCGGTTCACGCATCTGCGGCCGCTGCTGTTCACGATCGTCTACGAAATACTGGGCTCAGCAACGGAATCCGATGACGTGCTGCAGGACAGCTATCTGCGGTGGGCCGAAGTGGACCTCGCGACGGTGCGGGATACGAAGTCGTATCTGGCGCAGTTGGTGACCCGTCAGGCGCTGAATGCGTTGCGCGCAGGCGCTCGTCGACGCGAGGACTACATCGGCCCGTGGCTGCCCGAACCACTGCTGCTCGACGAGTGCGACGCCTCTAGTGACGTCGTGCTTGCCGAGTCGGTGTCGATGGCGATGTTGGTACTGCTCGAGACACTCACGCCCGATGAGCGCGCGGTGTTCGTGTTGCGCGAGGTGTTCGGTTTCGACTACGACGAAATCGCCGGAGCGGTAGGCAAATCCGTCACGACGGTGCGCCAGGTCGCGCACCGTGCCCGCGGGCACGTGCATGCGCGGCGCAAGCGCTTCGAGCCCGTCGACTCCGCTCGGACCACAGAGCTGACGGAGCAGTTCCTGACCGCAGCATCCACCGGTGACTTGGACGGGCTGATGTCGATGCTCGCGCCGGATGCCGTGTGGACCGCCGACAGCAACGGCAAGGCCAGCGCTGCCCGCCGCCCGGTCGTGGGCGCGGACAGGGTGGCCAAGGCGATCATCGGAATCTTCCGACTCGGGCAGAAGCTGCCGAACGTGCGAATCGAGACGGCGGTGTACAACAGTGCGCCTGCGGTCGTCGTCTACAGCGGCGATCACCTAGAGGGTGTGTTCCTGGTGGAGGTCGTCGACGGCAAGATCACGCACTTCTACGCAATGCGCAACCCGGACAAGCTGGTGGGCATCGCGGTCCCGCGGGTGATCAGCCGCTAG
- a CDS encoding aminodeoxychorismate synthase component I — protein MRIERLGDLGEAPGVLSAIAAGALRYGHAPPAALIGDWFGSAAVIAPSLKAVAVDDVFAVPTGESGRAIGGGWFGYLSYPDGGVDGRGPRIPVAAGGWSDCVLRQDRDGQWWYESLSGTALPEWVAEAIDRRVPPRHFHIEWDDADRDAHHRGVLECLEAIAAGEIYQACVCTQFSGRIDGAPIDFFVDAVERTSPARAAYVAGAWGAVASLSPELFLRRRGETVTSSPIKGTLPRDADPAALRASVKDVAENIMIVDLVRNDLGRVAMTGTVTVPELLAVEPAPGVWHLVSTVSARVGVGVPLGSVLEATFPPASVTGTPKLRARQLLRGWEPHRRGVYCGTVGLASPVAGCELNVAIRTVEFDAAGNAVLGVGGGITADSDPDREWEECLHKAAPFIGRQSDTCRPGNSAAVQPALSET, from the coding sequence GTGCGTATCGAGCGGCTCGGCGACTTGGGCGAAGCACCCGGGGTGCTGAGCGCGATCGCCGCAGGTGCACTGCGGTATGGCCATGCGCCGCCAGCCGCACTGATCGGCGACTGGTTTGGCTCCGCGGCGGTCATCGCTCCGTCGCTGAAGGCCGTCGCCGTTGACGACGTCTTCGCGGTGCCCACCGGTGAATCCGGCCGCGCGATCGGCGGTGGCTGGTTCGGGTATCTGTCGTATCCCGACGGCGGCGTCGACGGCCGTGGTCCACGAATTCCTGTAGCCGCAGGCGGCTGGTCGGATTGCGTGTTGCGGCAGGACCGCGATGGGCAGTGGTGGTATGAAAGCCTTTCCGGCACAGCGCTTCCGGAGTGGGTGGCCGAAGCCATTGACCGACGTGTGCCGCCGCGGCACTTCCACATCGAGTGGGACGACGCCGACCGGGATGCTCACCACCGCGGCGTGCTCGAGTGCCTGGAAGCGATTGCAGCGGGAGAGATCTACCAGGCGTGTGTGTGCACGCAGTTCTCGGGCCGCATCGACGGTGCACCAATCGATTTCTTCGTCGACGCCGTCGAGCGGACGTCTCCCGCGCGCGCCGCATATGTGGCCGGCGCGTGGGGCGCGGTGGCGTCGTTGTCGCCGGAACTGTTCCTGCGGCGTCGCGGTGAGACGGTGACGTCGAGCCCGATCAAGGGCACGCTGCCGCGGGACGCCGATCCGGCGGCACTGCGGGCCTCGGTCAAGGACGTCGCGGAGAACATCATGATCGTCGATCTGGTCCGCAACGACCTTGGCCGCGTCGCGATGACGGGCACCGTCACGGTGCCCGAGTTGTTGGCGGTCGAACCGGCGCCGGGCGTGTGGCATCTGGTGTCGACGGTGTCGGCGCGCGTCGGGGTCGGCGTGCCACTCGGTTCGGTGTTGGAAGCGACGTTCCCGCCAGCGTCTGTGACCGGCACGCCGAAGCTGCGGGCCCGTCAGCTGCTACGCGGCTGGGAGCCTCATCGCCGCGGAGTGTATTGCGGCACAGTCGGTTTAGCGTCACCCGTCGCAGGATGCGAGCTGAACGTGGCGATCCGGACGGTGGAGTTCGACGCTGCTGGCAACGCGGTCCTTGGCGTGGGCGGCGGCATCACCGCCGACTCCGACCCCGACCGCGAATGGGAGGAGTGCCTGCACAAGGCGGCACCGTTCATCGGCCGTCAAAGTGACACTTGCCGACCCGGCAACAGCGCGGCCGTCCAGCCCGCGTTATCCGAGACGTAG
- the rsmI gene encoding 16S rRNA (cytidine(1402)-2'-O)-methyltransferase, whose product MSTGRLLIGATPLGQPTDASARLVKALASADVIAAEDTRRIRTLAAALEVKPRGKVLSLYDANEASRVPALVDDIQAGATVLLVSDAGMPLINDPGYRLVAACIGAGAQVQCLPGPSAVTTALAVSGLPADRFCFEGFAPRKHAARVSWFKALAAEPRTCVFFESPRRLPDTLRDAVEALGPGRKAVVCRELTKTHEEILRGTLGELAKWASDGVLGEITVVLAGATPKADIDTLVAEVTALVDDGARVKDACAQVVEQNPGAPSRRELYDAVLRARR is encoded by the coding sequence ATGTCCACCGGCCGACTGCTCATCGGCGCCACGCCGCTGGGCCAGCCGACGGACGCATCCGCGCGGCTGGTCAAGGCGCTGGCGAGCGCCGACGTGATCGCCGCCGAGGACACCAGGCGCATCCGCACGCTGGCCGCAGCCCTCGAGGTCAAGCCCCGCGGCAAGGTGCTCAGCCTTTACGACGCCAACGAGGCGTCGCGGGTGCCTGCGCTGGTGGACGACATCCAGGCCGGGGCGACGGTCCTCCTGGTCAGTGACGCGGGCATGCCGCTGATCAACGATCCGGGCTATCGGCTAGTCGCGGCCTGCATCGGGGCAGGCGCACAGGTTCAGTGCCTGCCGGGCCCGTCGGCGGTCACCACGGCGCTCGCGGTGTCGGGTCTGCCGGCGGACAGGTTCTGCTTCGAGGGGTTCGCCCCGCGTAAGCACGCCGCACGCGTGTCCTGGTTCAAGGCGCTCGCCGCCGAGCCACGCACATGCGTGTTCTTCGAATCGCCACGCCGGTTACCCGACACGCTGAGGGACGCGGTCGAAGCGCTCGGTCCTGGGCGCAAGGCGGTCGTCTGCCGCGAGCTGACCAAGACGCACGAGGAAATTCTCCGCGGCACGCTCGGCGAGCTCGCAAAGTGGGCGAGCGACGGCGTGCTCGGCGAGATCACGGTCGTGCTCGCCGGGGCGACCCCGAAGGCCGACATCGACACGCTCGTTGCTGAAGTCACCGCGCTGGTTGACGACGGAGCGCGCGTCAAGGATGCGTGCGCGCAAGTTGTTGAGCAGAACCCGGGGGCGCCGTCACGCCGTGAGCTCTACGATGCGGTGTTGCGCGCACGCCGCTGA
- a CDS encoding dolichyl-phosphate-mannose--protein mannosyltransferase, translated as MADELVAKGRAVPVISPAPLVPVADFGPVDRLQGWAMTAVITALAAITRFLNLGSPTDAGTPIFDEKHYAPQAWQVLHNHGVEDNPGYGLVVHPPVGKQLIAIGEAIFGYNGLGWRFSGAVCGIILVLLVARIGRRISRSTLVGGMAGLLLIGDGVSFVASRTALLDGFLVVFVVAAFGALIVDRDQVRERMHVALLEGRISETPWGPRLGVRWWRFGAGVLLGLACATKWSGLYFIVFFGLMTLAFDINARRQYRVPRPWVGALRRDLGPSLYALVLIPFGVYLASYSPWFASETAVNRHEVGNSIGPDSVLPIPDALRSLWHYTYAAYHFHSGLTNAAGNHHPWESKPWTWPMSLRPVLYAIDNQNVPGCGAQSCVKAVMLVGTPAMWFIAVPVLGWALWRAFVKRDWRYGALLVGYGAGFLPWFGDIDRQMYFFYAATMAPFLVLMIAMILGDILHKPNQNAERRTLGLIAVCCYIALVITNFAWMYPILTGLPISQATWNMQIWLPSWR; from the coding sequence CTGGCCGATGAACTCGTTGCCAAGGGGCGCGCGGTTCCCGTCATCAGCCCCGCGCCCCTGGTGCCCGTCGCTGACTTCGGCCCGGTTGACCGGCTGCAGGGCTGGGCGATGACGGCGGTCATCACGGCGCTGGCGGCGATAACGCGTTTCCTGAACCTGGGCTCGCCGACCGATGCGGGCACCCCGATCTTCGACGAGAAGCACTACGCGCCGCAGGCATGGCAGGTGCTGCACAACCACGGTGTCGAGGACAACCCCGGCTATGGGCTGGTGGTGCACCCGCCGGTCGGCAAGCAGCTGATCGCGATCGGTGAGGCGATCTTCGGATACAACGGGCTGGGCTGGCGGTTCAGCGGCGCGGTGTGCGGCATCATCCTGGTGCTGCTGGTCGCGCGGATCGGGCGACGGATCAGCCGGTCGACATTGGTCGGCGGGATGGCCGGGCTGTTGTTGATCGGCGACGGCGTCAGCTTTGTCGCATCGCGTACGGCGCTGCTGGACGGCTTCCTGGTGGTGTTCGTGGTGGCGGCGTTCGGCGCTTTGATCGTCGACCGCGATCAGGTACGCGAGCGCATGCACGTTGCCTTGCTGGAAGGCCGCATCAGTGAGACGCCGTGGGGGCCCCGGCTGGGGGTGCGGTGGTGGCGGTTCGGCGCTGGCGTGCTGCTCGGATTGGCTTGTGCCACAAAGTGGTCCGGACTGTACTTCATCGTGTTCTTCGGCCTGATGACGCTCGCCTTCGACATCAACGCGCGCAGGCAGTATCGGGTGCCGCGGCCATGGGTCGGGGCGTTGCGGCGAGACCTCGGCCCGTCGTTGTATGCGTTGGTGCTGATCCCGTTCGGGGTGTACCTGGCGTCGTATTCGCCGTGGTTCGCGTCGGAGACGGCGGTGAATCGGCATGAGGTCGGCAATTCCATCGGGCCCGACAGCGTGCTGCCCATTCCGGACGCGTTGCGCTCGCTGTGGCATTACACATACGCCGCGTATCACTTTCATTCCGGCCTGACCAACGCAGCGGGCAATCACCATCCATGGGAGTCCAAGCCGTGGACGTGGCCGATGTCGTTGCGGCCGGTGCTCTACGCGATCGACAACCAGAACGTGCCGGGGTGTGGGGCGCAGTCGTGTGTGAAGGCCGTGATGCTGGTCGGCACGCCGGCGATGTGGTTCATCGCGGTGCCGGTGCTGGGGTGGGCGCTGTGGCGGGCGTTCGTCAAACGGGACTGGCGGTATGGCGCGCTGCTGGTCGGCTACGGCGCGGGATTCCTGCCGTGGTTCGGCGACATCGACCGGCAGATGTATTTCTTCTACGCGGCGACGATGGCGCCGTTCCTCGTGTTGATGATCGCGATGATCCTGGGCGACATACTGCACAAGCCGAACCAGAACGCGGAGCGGCGAACACTGGGCTTGATCGCCGTGTGCTGCTATATCGCGCTTGTCATAACGAATTTCGCGTGGATGTATCCGATCCTGACGGGTCTGCCCATCTCGCAGGCGACGTGGAATATGCAGATCTGGCTGCCCTCTTGGCGCTGA
- a CDS encoding type IV toxin-antitoxin system AbiEi family antitoxin codes for MREVFIGSEALASGGLTRAQLRWNYRTMFPDVYFSKLAVPSLQLRTVGAWLWSKREGVIAGRAAAELHGALWIDATTPIEMIWRCGRPPAGIVVHTERIDAEDIMLVGGIPVTTPERTAFDIARHLPRDLAIRHLDALARATGIKVTDVQLLADRYPRARGLPRSRIALPLMDGGAESPQETRVRLILIDDGLPPPHTQIRVSDGVCEAFLDMGYHEPMVGFDYDGEQHQANRNRYVHDIGRAELVDREGWIDIKVVAEHSRRFILHRAHEAFDRRGWTPPKLQ; via the coding sequence ATGCGTGAGGTGTTCATCGGCAGTGAGGCGTTGGCCAGCGGTGGCCTGACGCGCGCGCAGCTACGTTGGAACTACCGCACGATGTTCCCTGACGTCTACTTTTCCAAGCTTGCGGTGCCATCGCTTCAGCTCCGTACCGTCGGCGCGTGGTTGTGGTCGAAGCGCGAAGGCGTGATCGCCGGTCGAGCCGCGGCCGAACTCCACGGTGCGCTGTGGATCGACGCGACAACGCCCATCGAGATGATCTGGCGATGCGGTCGCCCTCCCGCTGGCATCGTCGTGCACACCGAGCGAATAGACGCCGAAGACATCATGCTGGTCGGCGGAATCCCCGTCACGACACCGGAACGAACTGCCTTCGACATCGCTCGACACCTGCCGCGTGATCTCGCGATCCGACATCTCGATGCGCTCGCTCGGGCCACTGGCATCAAAGTGACCGATGTCCAATTGCTCGCTGATCGTTATCCGAGGGCACGCGGACTGCCACGATCGCGAATAGCGCTGCCGCTGATGGATGGTGGGGCTGAATCGCCGCAGGAAACACGAGTCCGGCTGATCCTCATCGACGACGGGTTGCCGCCGCCACACACTCAGATCAGAGTGAGCGACGGAGTGTGCGAGGCATTTCTCGACATGGGCTACCACGAGCCGATGGTGGGCTTCGACTACGACGGCGAGCAACACCAAGCCAACCGCAATCGGTACGTGCACGACATCGGCCGAGCAGAACTGGTCGATCGTGAGGGCTGGATCGACATCAAGGTTGTCGCCGAACACAGCAGGCGATTCATCCTGCACCGTGCGCACGAAGCATTCGACCGACGCGGGTGGACACCTCCAAAATTGCAGTGA
- the arcA gene encoding arginine deiminase — translation MLDVKLGCDSEVGTLRTVILHRPGAELQRLTPRNNDALLFDGLPWVSKAQEEHDAFTELLESRAVEVLLLADLLTEALSHSGAARMHGISAAVDSRRLGLPLAQELSAYLRTLDAGPLARVLMAGMTFNELPLSGGDLSLVRRMHHGGDFVIEPLPNLLFTRDSSFWIGPRVAIPSLALPARVRETSLTDLIYAHHPRFLGVRRAYESRSAPVEGGDVLLLAPGVVAVGVGERTTPAGAEALARSLFDDDLAHTVLAVPIAQERAQMHLDTVCTMVDVDAVVMYPKIVDSLSAFTIHRDGAGGVKIDDAVPFVEAAAAAMHIDKLRVIATGLDPVTAEREQWDDGNNTLALAPGVVIAYERNTETNARLADAGIEVLPIAASELGTGRGGPRCMSCPAARDPL, via the coding sequence GTGCTAGATGTGAAGTTGGGCTGCGACTCCGAGGTCGGCACGCTGCGGACCGTCATCCTGCATCGGCCGGGGGCGGAGTTGCAGCGGCTCACACCGCGCAACAACGACGCACTGCTGTTCGACGGGCTGCCGTGGGTGTCCAAGGCGCAGGAGGAGCACGACGCGTTCACGGAGTTGCTGGAGTCGCGGGCAGTCGAGGTGCTGTTGCTCGCGGATCTGCTGACCGAGGCGCTTTCGCACAGCGGCGCGGCGCGGATGCATGGCATATCGGCGGCTGTCGATTCGCGACGACTGGGATTGCCGCTGGCGCAAGAGCTTTCAGCGTATCTGCGGACGCTGGACGCGGGCCCGCTGGCGCGGGTGCTGATGGCGGGTATGACGTTCAACGAGTTGCCGCTGTCTGGGGGCGACCTGTCGCTGGTGCGGCGCATGCACCATGGCGGGGACTTCGTCATCGAGCCGCTGCCGAATCTGTTGTTCACACGCGACTCGTCGTTCTGGATCGGGCCGCGGGTGGCGATCCCGTCGCTGGCATTGCCTGCGCGGGTGCGCGAGACATCGCTGACCGACCTGATCTACGCGCACCATCCGCGGTTCCTCGGGGTGCGGCGGGCATACGAGTCGCGGTCGGCGCCGGTCGAGGGTGGCGACGTGCTGCTGCTGGCGCCGGGCGTCGTTGCGGTTGGGGTGGGGGAGCGGACGACACCCGCGGGCGCGGAAGCGTTGGCGCGCAGCCTGTTCGACGATGACTTGGCGCATACGGTGCTGGCGGTGCCGATCGCGCAGGAGCGTGCGCAGATGCATCTGGACACGGTGTGCACGATGGTCGACGTCGATGCGGTCGTGATGTACCCGAAGATTGTGGACTCGTTGTCGGCGTTCACAATTCACCGCGACGGTGCCGGGGGTGTGAAGATCGACGACGCGGTACCGTTCGTGGAGGCGGCCGCTGCGGCGATGCACATTGACAAGCTGCGGGTCATCGCGACGGGCCTGGACCCGGTGACCGCGGAGCGTGAGCAGTGGGACGACGGCAACAACACGCTCGCGCTGGCGCCGGGCGTGGTGATCGCATACGAGCGCAACACGGAAACCAATGCGCGGCTTGCCGATGCGGGCATCGAGGTGCTGCCGATCGCGGCGTCCGAGCTGGGCACCGGTCGCGGCGGACCCCGCTGCATGTCATGCCCGGCGGCGCGCGACCCGCTCTAG
- the soxR gene encoding redox-sensitive transcriptional activator SoxR, whose protein sequence is MELIHELTPGEMSQRSGVAVSALHFYEREGLIASKRTSGNQRRYARETLRRVAFIRMSQRLGIPLARIRDALASLPSDRVPTSKDWAKLSAGWRQDLDDRILHLERLRDNLAGCIGCGCLSLKTCALSNPGDVLADQGPGAVRL, encoded by the coding sequence ATGGAGCTGATACATGAACTCACTCCCGGCGAGATGTCGCAGCGCAGCGGCGTCGCCGTCTCGGCGCTCCACTTCTACGAACGCGAGGGCCTGATCGCCAGCAAGCGCACCAGCGGCAACCAACGCCGGTACGCCCGCGAGACGCTGCGACGCGTCGCGTTCATCCGGATGTCGCAGCGCCTCGGCATCCCGCTGGCACGCATTCGCGATGCCCTCGCGAGCCTGCCGTCGGATCGCGTCCCCACCAGCAAGGACTGGGCCAAACTCTCGGCCGGCTGGCGCCAGGACCTCGACGACCGCATCCTGCACCTGGAGCGCCTGCGCGACAACCTCGCCGGCTGCATCGGTTGCGGCTGCCTGAGCCTGAAAACCTGCGCGCTGTCCAATCCGGGCGACGTGCTCGCCGACCAGGGGCCCGGTGCCGTCCGCCTTTAG
- a CDS encoding alpha-ketoglutarate-dependent dioxygenase AlkB: MELALQSSLFEHAERRDLGSGAWVEVRSGWLSDADELFGELYDCIPWRAERRHMYDRVLDVPRLVSFHNLIEEPAPHPRLKQMRRRLNDTYGGELGEPFTTAGLCLYRDGNDSVAWHGDRIGRSSTEDTMIAIVSLGATRVFALRPKGGGKSLRLAHRHGDLLVMGGSCQRTWEHAIPKTTRPVGPRISIQFRPHDVR; encoded by the coding sequence ATGGAGCTGGCTCTCCAAAGCTCTCTGTTCGAGCACGCCGAGCGGCGTGACCTCGGCAGCGGCGCGTGGGTCGAGGTGCGCTCCGGCTGGCTATCCGACGCCGACGAGCTGTTCGGCGAACTGTACGACTGCATCCCGTGGCGCGCCGAGCGCAGACACATGTATGACCGCGTGCTCGACGTGCCCCGGCTCGTCAGCTTTCACAACCTCATCGAAGAGCCGGCCCCTCATCCGCGGTTGAAGCAGATGCGGCGACGCCTCAACGACACTTACGGCGGCGAGCTCGGCGAACCGTTCACCACCGCCGGCCTATGCCTGTACCGCGACGGCAACGACAGTGTCGCCTGGCACGGCGACAGGATCGGCCGCAGCAGCACCGAGGACACCATGATCGCGATCGTCAGCCTCGGCGCCACAAGGGTTTTCGCGCTACGCCCGAAGGGCGGCGGCAAGTCATTGCGACTGGCGCACCGGCACGGCGACCTGCTGGTGATGGGCGGGTCGTGCCAGCGCACCTGGGAGCACGCGATCCCGAAGACGACGCGACCAGTCGGCCCGCGGATCAGTATCCAGTTCCGCCCACATGACGTCCGCTAG
- a CDS encoding DUF5642 family protein, with product MSNPKAMVVVACAGLLAACATGQSAEQDLSHADIAHVGNVKSTFGPEFKVTSVGPTGIDPRLLGPQALPQGMTFDPADCANAVSQQVLPAGVKGNMAATTAEGKGNRFIAIAIETSEAVPRNDPAQNCQKVGFTGAGVRGLVEVVQAPQIDGVHTLGIHRVLQTTADGKPRTGELYNYIANFGTFVVIVTANPLVLPDKPVVPVDTQRARDLLTAAVADVRG from the coding sequence ATGTCGAACCCCAAGGCGATGGTCGTCGTTGCGTGCGCAGGCCTGCTGGCCGCGTGCGCGACCGGACAATCCGCAGAGCAGGACTTGTCCCATGCCGACATCGCACACGTCGGGAACGTCAAGTCCACCTTCGGACCGGAGTTCAAGGTCACGAGCGTGGGACCGACGGGCATCGATCCGCGACTGCTTGGGCCGCAGGCGTTGCCACAAGGCATGACGTTCGACCCCGCGGACTGCGCCAACGCCGTCAGCCAGCAGGTGCTGCCCGCCGGGGTGAAGGGCAACATGGCCGCCACGACCGCCGAGGGCAAGGGCAACCGGTTCATCGCGATCGCGATCGAGACGTCGGAGGCGGTGCCGCGCAACGACCCCGCGCAGAACTGCCAGAAGGTCGGCTTCACCGGCGCGGGTGTGCGTGGTCTGGTCGAGGTGGTGCAGGCGCCGCAGATCGACGGGGTGCACACGCTGGGCATCCATCGGGTGCTGCAGACGACCGCCGACGGGAAGCCCCGCACCGGCGAGCTCTACAACTACATCGCGAACTTCGGCACGTTCGTCGTCATCGTCACGGCCAACCCGCTGGTACTGCCCGACAAGCCGGTCGTGCCGGTGGACACGCAGCGCGCACGTGACCTGCTGACCGCGGCGGTCGCTGATGTACGGGGCTAG
- a CDS encoding DUF5642 family protein — protein sequence MRLFALLAALPLMVAACAQSPSPAPSTAATASSTSVNPARIEGVRTALPNGYEVAALAGRPAPVAFWGLGPDWIADPPRCGALADPVGGAATTRGWSASGAGGIVYAVVANSTATLKPSLLDECAQWTVSAGHTGGNVTVVAGPVIDGATTVGLSASTTTTVEGGTETHSRVDTFTAYLGDYVAFVTVVGDPGSPNPQLGHEFASDLLVKTVSALRG from the coding sequence GTGCGGCTGTTTGCCTTGCTCGCAGCGTTGCCACTGATGGTGGCGGCGTGCGCACAGTCGCCGTCCCCTGCGCCGTCGACCGCCGCGACGGCTTCGTCGACGTCGGTGAACCCGGCGCGGATCGAGGGGGTGCGAACGGCACTGCCGAATGGCTATGAGGTGGCCGCGCTAGCCGGGCGACCGGCCCCCGTCGCGTTTTGGGGGCTTGGCCCGGACTGGATCGCCGACCCGCCGCGGTGCGGGGCGCTCGCGGATCCCGTCGGTGGCGCGGCGACGACACGGGGCTGGTCGGCGTCGGGCGCAGGAGGGATCGTCTACGCGGTGGTGGCGAACTCGACGGCGACGCTCAAGCCGTCGCTGCTCGACGAATGCGCCCAATGGACGGTGTCGGCGGGGCATACGGGTGGAAACGTCACCGTGGTTGCGGGGCCCGTGATCGACGGCGCGACGACCGTCGGGCTGTCCGCCTCGACCACCACGACCGTCGAGGGCGGCACCGAAACTCATTCGCGCGTCGACACCTTCACCGCGTATCTCGGCGATTACGTCGCGTTCGTCACCGTCGTCGGCGATCCGGGCTCGCCGAATCCTCAACTCGGACACGAATTCGCATCGGACTTGCTGGTGAAAACGGTGTCGGCGTTACGCGGTTGA